A single window of Pseudomonas lutea DNA harbors:
- a CDS encoding alpha/beta fold hydrolase, translating to MAQLLFFAHANGFPSGTYGKLFAALGSEYEIRHLEQHAHDPQFPVTDNWPELVDELIHHLRQLPQPVWGVGHSLGGVLHYHAALRHPELYRGVVMLDSPVLTRFDQWMIRAAKRLGFIDRITPAGRTLGRREVFSSVEAARQYFSGKSLFRRFDPECFEAYLRHGLQADGDGLRLRFDPATEISIYRSVPHTSPGLARQLRVPLAMVRGESSDVVRRHHALSVKNMRKGLYLCVPGGHMFPLEYPEDTALMLRTLMSRWAEEEGSMKPDAVLERARA from the coding sequence ATGGCCCAACTTCTTTTTTTCGCTCACGCCAACGGATTTCCGTCAGGCACCTACGGCAAGCTGTTCGCCGCGCTGGGATCCGAGTATGAGATCCGCCATCTGGAGCAGCACGCGCATGATCCCCAGTTCCCGGTGACCGACAACTGGCCGGAGCTGGTGGATGAGCTGATACATCACCTGCGCCAGCTGCCGCAGCCCGTCTGGGGCGTAGGCCATTCGCTGGGCGGCGTGCTGCACTACCATGCCGCGCTGCGTCATCCCGAGTTGTACCGTGGCGTGGTCATGCTGGATTCGCCGGTCTTGACGCGCTTCGATCAATGGATGATTCGTGCCGCCAAGCGCTTGGGTTTTATCGATCGCATCACGCCCGCAGGCCGGACGTTGGGGCGTCGTGAAGTGTTCAGCAGCGTGGAGGCGGCGCGCCAGTATTTCTCCGGCAAGTCCCTGTTTCGGCGTTTCGACCCCGAGTGCTTCGAGGCGTATTTGCGCCATGGATTGCAAGCGGATGGAGACGGTTTGCGGTTGCGTTTTGATCCGGCGACCGAAATCAGCATTTACCGCAGCGTGCCCCACACCAGTCCGGGCCTTGCCCGTCAGTTGCGGGTTCCGCTTGCGATGGTGCGCGGCGAAAGCAGTGACGTGGTGCGCCGCCACCATGCGCTCTCTGTCAAAAACATGCGCAAAGGCCTGTACCTTTGCGTACCTGGCGGACACATGTTTCCCCTCGAATACCCGGAAGACACAGCGCTCATGCTCAGGACCTTGATGTCCCGCTGGGCGGAAGAAGAAGGCAGCATGAAGCCCGACGCGGTGCTTGAACGGGCGCGCGCATGA